The DNA region GAGCATTTCGCCGGACACAGCAAGCTTGCCATCCACCGTGCCTTTACCCTTCATTTTGGCGATACGTTGGGCTTTCACTGTAATCAGTTCAACGGTCATAATGAGTTGATCACCCGGCACTACAGGGCGACGAAACCGCACACCATCAATCCCTGCAAAACCAAAAAAAGTATTGTCCATACCAGGCATTTGAGTCAAAATAAATCCGCCAACCTGGGCCATCGCTTCCACCATCAATACACCAGGCATAATCGGGTGATTAGGGATATGGCCTTGGAAATGAGGCTCATTAAACGTGATATTTTTGAGACCAACTGCCTTTTCACCAGGAACATACTCCAGGATGCGATCTACAAGGGAAAAAGGATAGCGGTGCGGTAATAGCTTCTGAATTTCTTCGACGGGAATGGGCTGGGATAAAGTTCCGGTATTTTCTGTGGTCATAGCAGCCGAGCGTAAACGTCAGCCCCAAAGGGCTAATTTAGATTACTACAGATTGTTAACAATTCATGCTCTATCCTTTGATTTGCGTTAGATTCCAGAGTCATTATGGGGCGATCAGCCTTGATAGTCGCAATAAGTAAGCTGAGTTAGTGATTGTTTGTAGCACTCGGATAATTTGATGCCTCACTAAACACGGCCACAATTTTCTCAATCGTTTCCGGTTGATTGGTCTCCGCAGTTAACTCATGGTCACGAAAAATTTTTTCTAGGGACATTTCCCATAGTTCTGGATATGCTTCGCGGTTAAGTGCTGCAAAATTCATGGTGTCTCCCCAAATGTTGAAGAAAGCTGATAACTGGGCTAACTCCAACATTCTTTGGCGTTGAACAATATCGATAAATGGAAAGCCAATAGAGGAAAAATCAGAGGCATTTGATGACGCTGAGACCAGTGCATTGAGCTGCTCATATTCATCATGGATTTGCGTAAAATGCTGGCGTAATTCTTTTTCAACTTTGGCGATCGCCTTTGGTTTAGGGTTGTTTTTGAGGACTGTGGCCAATTTTAAGGCACGTTCTTGATCCAAAGATAAATATGAACCTTCACCTTCCAATGCTTCGGTTAAACTCTCTAGGGTTTTTACGTCTTTGGATAATGAAATTTGATCCATTGTTTGTAAACGCAACATGCCATAGATATAGGAATCTCCACTGCGATCAAAGGGATCGATTTGTACGGTAATATCCCACCAATAATCTTCCTCTTCTTTTAAGAGATTTTGAGGAAGCTGAACCTGAAGTAGGCCACTTGAATCTGATGGGGTTGGAATAGTTTGAGAATAAACAAGTTCAGAATCTTCAGTCTCTTCTATGTTACGAAAAATACTCAATTCGACTTTTTCATACAAAGGATTTTTCACAGGTGTAGGAAGGTAAAACCATAAGCTTGGCTCTGAAATTA from [Leptolyngbya] sp. PCC 7376 includes:
- a CDS encoding DUF928 domain-containing protein; its protein translation is MNKYLFFVGATAFFLGLGTIPSAAIATTPPQYQSLSSTNNNLLVTLPIPPSTTSEPTFGTGHRGGGKRCGKKMDWDLFRVLLPTGEIVETLISEPSLWFYLPTPVKNPLYEKVELSIFRNIEETEDSELVYSQTIPTPSDSSGLLQVQLPQNLLKEEEDYWWDITVQIDPFDRSGDSYIYGMLRLQTMDQISLSKDVKTLESLTEALEGEGSYLSLDQERALKLATVLKNNPKPKAIAKVEKELRQHFTQIHDEYEQLNALVSASSNASDFSSIGFPFIDIVQRQRMLELAQLSAFFNIWGDTMNFAALNREAYPELWEMSLEKIFRDHELTAETNQPETIEKIVAVFSEASNYPSATNNH
- the fabZ gene encoding 3-hydroxyacyl-ACP dehydratase FabZ, with amino-acid sequence MTTENTGTLSQPIPVEEIQKLLPHRYPFSLVDRILEYVPGEKAVGLKNITFNEPHFQGHIPNHPIMPGVLMVEAMAQVGGFILTQMPGMDNTFFGFAGIDGVRFRRPVVPGDQLIMTVELITVKAQRIAKMKGKGTVDGKLAVSGEMLFSRLDFE